TCCGGCCTCGCAACCGCAACTCTGCCGGCCGCGGCCTCTCCcgcctcttctcctccttccTGAAGAGACGTTCCCAGTGTGAGAGCGAGGGAGGggagaaggaggaagaagaagcaaAAGCGCCCATTGCTGACCCTGAACCTGAGCTGAAGATTGAGGGAGAGGTGGCCCACGACCAGCACTCAGTCAGTAGCGCTGAGGCCCAGGTCAGGATACACATCAGTTTATATCTTTATCTGATGGAATTCTACAAGAAACGTCTCCTGTACTTCCTGGAGTAGTTGGCTCTGTCTTAATAGATGCTCCAAAAATCACACCTTCTTCCACCTCCTCCCTaaggaatttatttttatttttattattattatgaaaagttACTTTGCTCTCATTGAGTGTGttttaaactgtttaatgacaccccagttggaatatgctgtaaaactaaacactaGGGATGTAaggtggtattttttttaaacgtaattaattgcatgacttcaatagttaactcacgattaatcgcaaattttagatATGTTctgaatgtgcaataaaatattgttttctcacatttcctactcttgttaacatataaGTTAgaacaaaaagttaaactaataaatatggcttcatcttttagtcactgatacagtaatttcctaattcataaaaattgagttaaaattaaaaaggtgtactgtactgtaaaaatcaagtgtgatattgatctgtgttgaggtcatttttctgccgctagatggcataattgtatttgtaagacattggtgacagctcagtgcatttttcttttcatattaagagctatctaatctttaacatgaagtaacttgtgaaattctgcacatttttcaaattgtaaaatacaacttgacctcagtctccacaaatatattcctaattattaaatttattactgctaaattttgatgtggacatttttgctgctttttgactggaattcccccagtacaggctttccaggtaaaatttgtggcgttaaaggaactttaaattaactcaaaattaacgcactaatattgacacccctactaaacacacaacaaaaaagatgAGACATGCTTTGCTTTAGAAACATCgccattgctaatgctaaagtcaatgtaaaatcccattGACATGCTTATAGCAAATTAGAATCGACTTCCGGGAGtggtttaattttaaataatgaatattcacaccCAATACTGCAGGACAATATACAGACAGTTAATATAACAATACTAAAAGGCAAATATTTATCTCAATCTATGAACAAATGGGTTATATTAATAAAGCTTAATTGCAACTTTCTTTTTCTACTCTTATGTATGTGTGAACATGCACAATACCACACGGCCACAATTGAGGCCAACTCGCACACAGCAGGAACAGCcggtatttgtttttatctgtattatttttagtatattcttattttactttattaatcaattattttctgatttatattttcaagttacatttaaagttgagttttcaagaattcaaacaactttttactgtcataccaacacacatttccacatgatatGGCTCGAAATATGATACCAGAGGTCTCAGGTTACCTCAGCAagtccaaaaatttgaaaatcaaaatagAACAACAAAATAAGATCAAATGAATATGATAATTAGATACGGAAGTTGattattgtttgattttgtgCAAAGATATACAATGCAGCAAAAGTGTGGAGGCAgcagaatgaaaatgcaagaggcttgaattgCAGATGATATTTACATGGTCATTTTGAGTGCTCAAGAATAAAGAAAGAGTTGTGTTCAATGTGCAGGGATGAATAGGTAATTTTGAGTAGTTGAATTTTGACAGTTGAATAAAGACAGTTTTGTACActgtatttttaatcaaatcatCTTCCTCAGGCTGCCCAGGTAGAGAAGAAAGAagccgaggaggaggagagtggAAAAGACAGGGGTCTCAACAaggaaaaagcagaggtggctACACTGGAGAAAGCGGAAGACAAcaagaaggaagaggaggaggaggaggaggaagaggggaaGGAGGAAGGACAGGAGGGTGGTTCTGAAGGTAGCAGTAACGGAGAGAAAGAAGAGAAGGCAGCGGAGGAGGAGTCCAAAACTCCTAAAGCTCAACGTCGCCCCAAAACCATGCAGATTAAAGTCACCCTGCTGGATGACACTCTGTATGAGTGTGAACTGGATGTAAGAAACAATAACTCTTTATTTTTCGTGTAATCACCTGAAAAaaaggcaatatttttttatgctattatTAGTAATCTTTAAGCCCTACAGTCAAACGACACGGCTGTGTCAATTGTTAATTATAGTTAAAAGGTCGTCAGGCAGTAAATGGCCTTCAGGCTTTAGTTTTGGCACCATTGTTATAGTCAGGCAACCATTTACAATCACTATCACACAGTCATTGAATTGGAACTGAATCCCCGCTTGCTGCATGGAAGTCAGGTAaattaacaaacacaaaatctcAGTCTAACATCACAAAGATCTTCATATATGCAAATTCACTCATTTGATGTACGCTTAACTGAGGTCTTATGAGGTATGACCAAAAACCATTTGATATCTTATTTTCGATAGAAGTGCCACTTTACAGTTGGTAGGGATTTGAGCTGCAAAAATTCCTTTCACATTTTGTCAACTTCAGACATCAAGTACCATTAAACATATTcataggtggcaaatccaggtccagaaagttaaaaccctgctttagctccaggtgctacttagctagctccttagctagcttcccgggtgcttgtttaactgctaaagccaaactgtggcagggtttttactttactttacttgcCATCTTTGAACATATTGAAATCACAAACACTCAAATTATCAAAAcgttaatcaaaataaaataaaaataagtatagATTAATGagtcacttaaaaaatataaccCTTAAACAAACATAATCTTACCACAATGTCGTCCTTCTAACCTTTGACAATTGATGATTTTCAttgaagtggaagtcaaccataagtGAAcaagtaaacatttcttgacaataatatgttatatgtgacctcactagtctaaacatgacattctgattaatattacatttgtggaataagagttatgaagcaaaatccagctgttttcatccattttaggggtcggccattttgccacttgctgtctactgaaggtgacatcaatgttgctcaggactcaggcaacgcccaatcacagctcacctgttttctaaagctgcactgtgattggttgttacttgagccctgagcaacattgatgtcatcctcagtcgatagcaagtggcaaaatggccgccccctgagatagataaaaatggctggattttgctgcctaactcatattccactaacacaatattaaccagaatgccatatttagactagtggctgcatagaacatattattgtaaaaaaaattgggttgacttcacctttaaaaaaattataataattactgTGGTGACCTGCTGGCATCTGCCATAcaggaccaaaacaaaaagaagaagaaaataacccAAATGGAACGCTTTCAATTGGAACACGATACTCTTATCACACAAAAGACACTGATTCATCTTCCAGGAACAGCAAGCACGACTTAATGAAACGTCAACACTCAAAATAATAGATCATAAATCTAACAAAGGATTTAATCGAAAAGCAAGACTACAAGGCTCCTTCCTTCGCGATGTATGCTATTTTTAGAAGGAAACATCTCTCATTTGCTGAGCACCTGCTTCAGTCTGACTAAAAGCTGTTAGCGGCCCTTTGGGCAAGGACACAATTCCCCTGATGTGTCCTGTTCTCACCATCCACTCAGCCATGTTCAACACTATAATGAAATCACTCTCTCCCTATAAGTCACTGTCTGTTACATTATCAGGTGAGCACTAAATGAAATAGCGTCTTGTTCTTTTTGTACTTGTGTCAGAAACATGCCAAAGGCCAGGAGTTGTTCACAAAAGTATGTGACCACCTCAATCTGCTGGAGAGAGACTATTATGGGCTGGTCATCTGGGAGACACCCAAGGTGAAGGTGAGCCGGTGTTGAACTGTCAATCAGTTGGAGCCATTTCAGCAATAGCGACCTCAGCATTTAATTTTAAAGCAGCTCTGAATATGTAAATGCCAATGTGAAGTAGATTAATTCAGGGGTTAGAGACCCTCATACACTATAAGGTAGATTCTGACatgccttatttattttttcagactTTGATGGACCTGGCCAAGGAGATCCGCAGGCAGGTGCAAGGTAAGCCCAGTATAGGCTACAAATGCGCCTCCTCACATCGTAATTTGGGATGTTAAAGGCCATTGCAATACAATTTGTCATCCCTTTTCAAGGTGCCAACTATGATTTCACGTTCAATGTGAAATTCTACCCTCCGGATCCAGCCCAATTGTCTGAAGATATCACAAGGTATAGCATCAATTCAATCTtgtcagactttttttctgcaatAAAAGCTTATTGTAGATGACCTTTATTTGTCTCGAGAGGTGCGTACTATAATCTCTACCCAAACACCATTAGGGACCTTTGTTCACCTCAGATTTCTAAACAATTTTGCCAATGAAAGTAATAGGAATCATAAAAACTGTacaggtgtttatttatttaggtatttttaaagggacaatgtgtattatttagtgccatctagtggtgaactaatagaatgcagcAATTTTGAAACCTacgcactacggtgcctcagagagactgTCCGGTGAGCGGGAGCGCAGAACTCACTAGAGAAGCTAATAAGAGCGGCTAGCACAAgctagctggagcggctaacaaaaGCAGCTAGCAAGAGAATCTAGCATAAGCTAGCGAGAGCAATATAGAGGGAGTCAAGCATCCTAATACTGTATTCACGctagtgttgcacgggataccggTACCAATATCGTACTTCGATGTTTGCTTAAACATGTTGCTATTCATAAAAGTCATGGAGGTCATAGAAAATACTagtagttgtttttgttgtgaaatGCATTGTTTGTATtagttattttgattaaactaaggattttgtaatctatgcatgaaaaaaatacagattaatctgacgattatttaaaaacatattaaatgcataaaattgtgtttccacagcatttgtgtgtgaatatttatttgaaggaaaaacactcccaaagtcTATGCTAtattcctgttagcatttgaatgggatcttcccttcacttttagcattagcgctaggctagcgatgttttaaaaaccatcgctattgttttgtatttaaatatacagggGATGTAATTTTTATCGTTTAGTTCTACAGTTAACTCCCACTGGGGTGTAAtgaaacagcttaaaggacgcttagggacaacagaataaccagcgTAACATACGCTACAGACTTGCTAGTTGCttatgctacgcaagcaaaatgatGCATTCAGGGAACTTTCACAGCGTTGGAAACTTCACTTTTCTTCGATGAtagacttttttgggggtgcaggggctttttaattttttttttactttttgttgctGAATCTGTTTTAGGAACTCAAGTCTTGCATTACTTGTCATTTTCAAGGTATTACCTCTGTCTCCAACTACGTAAGGACATCCTGCAAGGGCGTCTGCCGTGTTCTTTTGTCACCCTGGCCTTGCTTGGCTCCTACGCTCTGCAGTCCGAATTGGGCGAGTATGACCCTGAGGTGCATGGCAAAGAATATGCCAAGGAGATGAAGATGGCTAATGGGCAGACCAAGGAGCTTGAGGACAAGATGATAGAGCTGCACCGCACTTACAGGTCAGAACACTGGCTTCATCTGTCAGTGGTCGAAGTGCTGAGATAAATAAAAGTCAGTGCAATGATATGACATATTCATATACAAGCCCTTGAAATGGTCCATAATATACCGGTACAATAAAGTGCTACCTTGAGTTAcaagtttaattaattccatGACATAACTCAAGCAAtaattcccattgaaatgaatggaaggtgGTTAATGTAAACACCACACTTTTGttgttacatgtttttaatatggaaaatcagcattgtattgtaaaataaaaacataaaagaatGTGAAGAAAGAAACtgtaattaaaatataatttagttaacaacagaggtggcaacttcgggtccagaaagtaaaaaccctgctacagtttggctttagcccttgatactacctagctagctagttagctgggctacctagcaggtaaacaagcaccatgggagctatctagggcgctagctagctagttcctgGGGCTGAAgacaaactgtgacagggtttttactttctgtacctggatttgccacctctggttttgCAATATGGTTAGGCACCATTGTACAACATTCATTTTAGTGTTACAGTATTTGCACCTCTGCCTTCTGTCCTGTAATTATTTGATGTTCATAATACTAGTtaactgcagccattttcactgaagcaacccccttcgctcccggctgttttgctggatttttactgattttgcaaggcccacagaatattgtgttttattgctacaaaaacatggaacctacaaaaagaaagattagagtctctactttcatcaggaaaaaagtacatttctatccgttttgcagcagttagcattagaatatagctaagtttcatcattattcacaaatctatttagaaatgtgagtaatgagctttttttcaacaggccctggttggtctcttttgctctgctgccatctgctgaccttttgtgtaataactaccatttcttcagcCGTTATTTgctgttgagaggctgcatcaaagccttctacgtgctctagtataaaaaaaatacataaaaaaattataaatacgtctttgggacacttaaaacatttaaaatagaatggatttatagtttttgggagcaaactaGTTTAGGTCTGATCCTGCATCCTGGTTAGTTGACCTTGCCTTGGTTTTGCAGGTCAATGAGTCCAGCTCAGGCTGACATGATGTTCCTGGAGAATGCAAAGAAGCTATCCATGTATGGAGTTGACCTCCACCAAGCCAAGGTGAACATAGTTGTTGTAAAGGaaataaatgatcattattTGATACTGAGACAAACATGATCTCTACATCCTTTGacaatattatactgtatatggaaGTCAGACGCCCAGATCAACAAATAACATgcagaggagaaaaaacacaaaaggcaTCACATCACATGTCACAAGTCTGCCTTTGTGGGTCCAACAACAAGAAGACATGTGACTTGTCAGATTTTATAACAGAAATCAGGTCAATCTGTTTGCATGAGACCAgggatttaatttatttagggTACCTTTTAGAAGGGTGTGCTGCCCCCTTGTGGGTTTTATTACACAGTACAAGACAATGTTATATTGTTTCATATTGCAGAGCACTGCTCTGTATTTAACGCAATCCAAGTAAATGTTATCCAAGTTTTAAGTTGATAGTatcatcaataaaataaattggtgttttaattaataaaattacctAACACAATACATACAAGTCCATATTTATTCACAATAACAGATATTGCAATggttgtgcctttttttttttattgtgcattataAGATGTAGAAATGTATCAAACAGAACCCTaacacattgaaaaaaaaaaactaatcattGCGTCTGTCAGGATCTCGAAGGCGTGGACATCATGCTGGGAGTTTGCTCCAATGGTCTTATGGTTTATAAAGACAAACTGAGGATCAACCGTTTTCCCTGGCCCAAAGTCCTGAAGGTCTCATACAAACGCAGTAACTTTTTCATCAAAATACGTCCATCAGAGGTACACAAACCCAAAACATTCACTCGCTTCTGCAAACTGCTTTAAATATCCTATATACTGTAGGTTGGAGTCGGTTATCTTTCTTGTCATCTCCTCTTTCAGGTAGAACAGTATGAGAGTGCTATAGGCTTCAAACTACCGAACTACAAAGCGGCCAAGAAACTGTGGAAAGTTTGTGTAGAACACCACACTTTTTTCAGGTATTGTATTAGAATGTTTCAACATTCTCACAGGAATGTTTTCAAAGTGTGAAATTCACATGATTAGATAATCAATTGTGTGTGTACAGGCTGACATCCACTGAGATGGTCGCCACTCCCAGGAAATTTCTGGCTCTAGGCTCCAAATTTCGGTACAGCGGTCGAACTCAGGCTCAGACCAAACAGGCCAGCTCTCTCATTGACAGACCAGCTCCCCTTTTCCAGCGCACTTCCAGTAAGAGGAACTCTCGCAGCATGGATGGAGGTGGAGTATTTATCTATTCTGTTGATCTACCAAGTCACGAATGGCATAATGCTTCGTTCACTGAAATTTGATATGACTCTGTCATTGTCAAATTTGCCTAAAATTAATACAAACTCAGAGACACCTTATTGAAAATTGGTCTTAATCGCATTATTGTATGCACAAAGTCCATGTACAAGACTCTGTCACCACTAGCTTTAGgttttaaataactttatgcACAGCAGTACTTTTAGCATAGTAGCATCATCTGTTCCACAGAACCATACAAACCAGAGGAGGGGAACTGGAATCACATGAATTTCGTGTCAATTTAAGTTACTAATTTTATGACTTGCGACTAGATAAGTCATTTGaaatttggatattttttttttttaaagaaaagttaCGATTATATCGGGTTGTGAACTTGTGCCTTCCACCAATTTGGCAAAACTGGTAATGATGGCCACCATTATGCCGCGGCCAGGACTAGGTATGAGGCTTACTCCATGAGCAAATGTCACCAAAAGAGGAATAGGCTACATTTGGATTCAAGAATGTTCCTTCTCATGTaaccagggaaaaaaaactgtagcaACACTCAAGGCTTGAATATAAGAGATACACATAAAAACAACGTTTACTGCCATCTGTCAGTTGCAGGTAAACTAACTGTGTGAAGTTTGAACTGTCTGTGAAGCTAAGCTACTAGCTAGGTTAGCTCTACAGTTTCGCTAGGTAGCTGGCTGTGTGAACTGTGAAGCTACGCTAGCTTAGTTAGCGCCACAATTTAGCTCACCAACAACTGGTCAAATACTAACAAAACTTGATGTTGGTTCTGTGTTTAATTGAGAAGACAATGAAGTGATAGAGTAGACATAGACAACATGGAGACTCCATGGGAGAGTATAATCTTGAAAGTACCAATAAAAAAGCAATTGTTATTTAAGCGTAGACATCTATACATAGAATCCACTTGGAGTACTTTTCTGGCTGTGAGCTTGTCTGCCATATTTGATGTGGGAGGGCCCCCTCAACCTCATAAAGTGACAACCTACAAAGTCCAAAGTTAATGCATCTTATTCACCCTTTTACACAGACTAATAGTATTGGGAAACAACGGCACGTAAAACGtgtaatttttaaatttgatgaTTACTGTGTATGTAACGCTCACATtccgtttattttaatatttatcatCAGTAACAGTGTGACACTCATGTTAGTATGTTCTGTGTGGGAATCCTAATAATTTTGGTATCATTGCATCACTACATCACAATTGCCCCTGGATTTGGTTATCATTTTAATGGTTAGTTTTGAACAGAAGTCAGAAAAATGTTAGCAAAGCTTTGAACACCTGTGGTCTAAACACTTTGCCGATTTTTACTTCTCTTGAATGTTTCCCTTCTATGTTTACTCAAGCCATTGCATCCACTCCAGACAACAAATCAAGCCGCCCAGTCAGCGCACCCATAATGTCACCGCTGTCTCCCGGTGAGAACACGCCATCGCCGCTGTTGCACACCCTTCATCTCGCCAACCGCAGCAGCAGCTCCACACCCAAGTTTCAGCGCTCTGCAGACAGGAAAACAGAGCTCAAGGGCCATAGTCGCAAAAGCGATTCCACCAAAACCCAGAGCCCCAGACCAGAGTCCACTCCAGAAATTAAGGTATTGTGCATTGTGAAGTCAggctttttatttgtgttatcATTTACAGAGATGGGCTACAACACACAGTAGCACACATTACATGAACAATATAAATGgtatctagaaaaaaaatcttaaataggTCCAGCATGCTCTCATTAACTATCAGTGTAGTATTTGGAGAGCATACAGAGGGAGACATACAGAGGGAAACATACAGCATTAGCTTTTTATTCACAGGgtaactaaaaatatatttatgaaaaGTTTGAGTTCACAAGTCGTGCGTGGGCTCGATCTTGATGTGTGTGAGCTGTGTCTGCGCTACTAGACATTGACCAGGAGAGAACGGAGACATTCCCCCTCTGTCACCGCCACCAATGGGGAACGAGAGAAAAAGACCCAGGTTTGTTTACGGAATGCATGATCCGACCAAATGAAATACGTTAGCGACCTCTTCATTCAAAGTATTAGAGTGGTATTAATTTAAACTTCTTCAGTCTATTTCTTATTCTGGTTGTACAGATTTAACAGTTAAGTTGAACTATAATACTATCTTGGTTACCTAATGTTGTAAAAACTGACCACCAATATTATGCACTATAGTGCataacattttcacaaaataatgaCAAACTAAAACTTACTTCATACATCCTTTGCGTTGAAAATGGTGTAGATAAAAGAAAAGTCTAATATGCTGGAATTTTAATGTACAATTGATTTGTCTGTAATATAAAAAAGCCCTTTCTAGTTTTGTCaaataaatttcacattttacaaTCATGTAGTTATTTCCTTAATATTCAGCAGGGGtcaccatccttttttttttttttttaactgagagacacttgaaataacaaatttgttgAAATTATTTGGGGTTAAATCTTCTCATTGTtgttggctagctagctagctagctcatctccaCGAATGCTATGGCTTAGTCGTGTACTACAGTACTGACCTTTGAGCTATGCAGTACTAAAATATAATTAGAAAATATTGGCGTTTATAAATTTACACCAAaatatatacgttttttaaaagaTACGTTAAATATAGTGCAAATGTTAGTGgcatttattgttattattattatttcagatTAGCAATACAGGCCCACAGGGACCACGTTGCATGGTGACCCCCGGTATACAGCATATAACATTCCTAAATTGACACCTTTGGTGACTGATACATCatgcaatttaaattttttttgttaaaaacttGAAAGACTTGAATTTGTGCATGTACGCTtttcattttaacaaatgaTTTCAGACGCAGAACTATAACACAAACATAacctttttctctctttgatGGGAGAGCAGCATTCTCCTCAGGACAAAACAAAGATGGAGATGATGCGAGTGAGGAAGGTTAGCATGCATTgctaactcttttttttttttttgcttgcaccACCCACTtccccattttattttatttattttcacaacaaAACTGTTTAgctgcctttttcttttatattacGTCCATGCCCTATAGAGGATATATATTCACTGGTTGCAGTTGTTTTATGTGAAATGATGGATTTTGCCttcttatttcttatttttctcaTTGCCTCAAAGCAATAaacagtaattaattaattgatgtttcattttaaatcaaaccaatatttaacacaatgatttgattatgatttcagttttgtattttgttgaatAGACCTACATTATATATGTAGGCCACATCTGCTTCAACTATATGAAATGACTGCGGAGATCGACCAAAAACTTGACGCTAGTTGTGATCTATGCTGCTGCAACATGTTTTGTATTAAGTTCATTGTTGCACAACTTGCACACAATCATGCTCTCCTCCACGCTTCCACTGAACGGTTTAATGTCAATCAACACAGCTTGTGCATCAGTGTTGTCAGGAATTCGGGCTTTGAGAAAAGTTTCATTTTGCCAGGACGTGGTCATTCTTGGTCAACAACAGTGGGCCTGTTGGACACTTTGAGAGACTTTTGTGATGAGGGGCTACAGTAACAACACTactttttacaattattttttttacgaaagaggattagggccagtgaagaggggaaAATGGTTGGCAGAATTCTgaaagtgacaattctgacttcagtctcagaattctcactttaatgtcAGATTACTGAAATTGAAGTtagaagtgagaattctgagaataatgtcataattctcaaagtgacaattctgactttattctcagaattctcactttattctattctgactttaatatcagaattctcacattaaagtgagaattctcataATCAAGGAATTGTCAACATAATTCTCACttaattctgtgattaaagtcagaattatgactttaaagtgagaatgctGGCTTTATTCACAGAAttttcaaagtgagaattctgtgcTTAGTCAAAATTCACACTTTAAAGtgtgaattctgactttatgctcagaattctgactttctgacgccccccccccccctcacaattcatagctctatgtcagaattctcactgtaaaatcagaattctgagatcaaAGTGAGGATTGTCACTTAAAAATCATCATTCTGagtttaagtcagaattctgagaataaaatgaaaatcctgtcaaccttttttttctccacttcacTGGTCCTAATCCTCTAACGTAGTTTTTTCTCAGTTTCGACAAACCTTGTGTTATAAAAACGTAAGACTACTTTGATTAATGGTGACAGTAGCCCAGTCTGAAATTCTGATGCACTTCAGCAGGCTTTGCATGCAAACCGTGTTTGTTGATCTAACTTCCACCACTGTTGTGGGTTTCTGCTTGGTTCGTTCATACACGCAACTTGAGTCTGTGTATGGACATTTACGGTTGCCTTTGTTCTGAATGTGCCCGCATCTCACACTGCaaccttttatttttcatgGTTCATGATTTTTGCCCTGGCTGGTGCTTCTCATTGGATTCCATTGCAAGGCAAATGCAATATTCAATGTTGTGAATGACTGCAAAGCAAATATCAGCTAGATGTTCTGTGTTTTCTACAGAAACGGGCTAAGAAACTTGAGGGTGAAACTATTTATATCAGACACAGCAATTTAATGTTGGAGGTTTGTATGTTCTTCACTTCTGTTTTTTGAATGTTGTCTTCATGTTTCTCTGCCTGCTTCATATTTCTgtagatcttttttttccctttgactCTTCTGTTTCTCTTTATTCGTTGTATTGTTTTCAGCTAAACCCTAAAGGCTTGGCATGCACCATTTTCCTCTCTGACTCTGATGCAAGTAACTTCACTTCTCTTTGACATTGTCACTTTCATGTATTGTTTTCATGAACTACAGTTCAGTATGACTGGGTGTGGTTTCTTATGCTACATTAGTTTTGGCAAGGTTACACTGGGCCTCCAACTCTCGTGTTGcaacaaacaatacaaagaTGAAGTGTTTTAGAATTATGCTTCAAATTATTTAAGGGTTAAATTATATTTGGTTTATATACTCGAAGGACCATGAATTTGACCTGCCAAGAAACCTCGCACATGTACATATAGTCTCTCAATTATATTAATTGTGAGGCCCAGAGTGGTTAATCTGTGCAACTGGGCAATTTCCCAGTGGACCAGGTTTCTATATGTGCTCTTCGGAATAGCGACCCGTACTTTAATTTTCGCCAGCCCACGAATCTGTTTGAAATCAGCAAACAAAGTGTCCGCCACATACTGTAAATCTTTTATCATCACTTTGCACAAATGTACTACTAATGCAATAAGTTGAACTAGTACGCTTTT
The sequence above is drawn from the Vanacampus margaritifer isolate UIUO_Vmar chromosome 17, RoL_Vmar_1.0, whole genome shotgun sequence genome and encodes:
- the LOC144036860 gene encoding protein 4.1-like isoform X3; its protein translation is MTTDEAESNQKKPRQQEEAGQDAKPSSPEEEHLRPRNRNSAGRGLSRLFSSFLKRRSQCESEGGEKEEEEAKAPIADPEPELKIEGEVAHDQHSVSSAEAQAAQVEKKEAEEEESGKDRGLNKEKAEVATLEKAEDNKKEEEEEEEEEGKEEGQEGGSEGSSNGEKEEKAAEEESKTPKAQRRPKTMQIKVTLLDDTLYECELDKHAKGQELFTKVCDHLNLLERDYYGLVIWETPKVKTLMDLAKEIRRQVQGANYDFTFNVKFYPPDPAQLSEDITRYYLCLQLRKDILQGRLPCSFVTLALLGSYALQSELGEYDPEVHGKEYAKEMKMANGQTKELEDKMIELHRTYRSMSPAQADMMFLENAKKLSMYGVDLHQAKDLEGVDIMLGVCSNGLMVYKDKLRINRFPWPKVLKVSYKRSNFFIKIRPSEVEQYESAIGFKLPNYKAAKKLWKVCVEHHTFFRLTSTEMVATPRKFLALGSKFRYSGRTQAQTKQASSLIDRPAPLFQRTSSKRNSRSMDGAIASTPDNKSSRPVSAPIMSPLSPGENTPSPLLHTLHLANRSSSSTPKFQRSADRKTELKGHSRKSDSTKTQSPRPESTPEIKTLTRRERRHSPSVTATNGEREKKTQHSPQDKTKMEMMRVRKKRAKKLEGETIYIRHSNLMLEDVDKTQTEIMRHHTSISELKRSFMESVPEPRPSEWDKRLSTNSPFRTASVNGQLQPASPVLKTQTITISDVTNSLRGTVAFKDIPLVHTETKTITYEAAQPVDALAERDSGVLLSAQTITSETISTTTTTQITKTVKGGISETRIEKRIVITGDTEIDHDKALAQAIKEAKEQHPDMSVTKVVVHQETEISPE
- the LOC144036860 gene encoding protein 4.1-like isoform X4; the protein is MTTDEAESNQKKPRQQEEAGQDAKPSSPEEEHLRPRNRNSAGRGLSRLFSSFLKRRSQCESEGGEKEEEEAKAPIADPEPELKIEGEVAHDQHSVSSAEAQAAQVEKKEAEEEESGKDRGLNKEKAEVATLEKAEDNKKEEEEEEEEEGKEEGQEGGSEGSSNGEKEEKAAEEESKTPKAQRRPKTMQIKVTLLDDTLYECELDKHAKGQELFTKVCDHLNLLERDYYGLVIWETPKVKTLMDLAKEIRRQVQGANYDFTFNVKFYPPDPAQLSEDITRYYLCLQLRKDILQGRLPCSFVTLALLGSYALQSELGEYDPEVHGKEYAKEMKMANGQTKELEDKMIELHRTYRSMSPAQADMMFLENAKKLSMYGVDLHQAKDLEGVDIMLGVCSNGLMVYKDKLRINRFPWPKVLKVSYKRSNFFIKIRPSEVEQYESAIGFKLPNYKAAKKLWKVCVEHHTFFRLTSTEMVATPRKFLALGSKFRYSGRTQAQTKQASSLIDRPAPLFQRTSSKRNSRSMDGAIASTPDNKSSRPVSAPIMSPLSPGENTPSPLLHTLHLANRSSSSTPKFQRSADRKTELKGHSRKSDSTKTQSPRPESTPEIKTLTRRERRHSPSVTATNGEREKKTQHSPQDKTKMEMMRVRKKRAKKLEGETIYIRHSNLMLELNPKGLACTIFLSDSDDVDKTQTEIMRHHTSISELKRSFMESVPEPRPSEWDKRLSTNSPFRTASVNGQLQPARGRQSLFGPKVRACSLSPTPGQSPLFRHGFLLDDEDSEVQWVDEDEEEEEEDEEEQACGHTLEVAIRMPDEARRLDSSGEVSPSRLHTHYRHSRMSFFLSGLLAMALTVLWLAFI